The DNA sequence CATTTAACAACAAGAAATTTAAAGAATTAGTTGAAATTATCGCGGAAAAAGGTTATGATATAATTGTTTTAAATACGATTTGCAATGCGACGCAGGAACGGCAGGCTGAAGCAAGAGAGATTGCCGGAAATGTAGAAGCGATGATTGTAATTGGTGGAAAGACTAGTTCCAATACGCAAAAGTTATTTGAAATATGTAAAAAAGAATGTGAAAATACTTGCTATATACAGACACTGAAGGATTTGGATTTGTCTAAATTACAGTCCATTAATAGCGTAGGTATTACCGCAGGGGCTTCTACCCCAAACAAAATTATTGAGGAGGTTCAAAAAAATGTCAGAAATGAGTTTTGAACAAATGTTGGAAGAATCATTTAAAACAATAAGAAATGGAGAGGTAGTCGACGGTACCGTTATTGATGTGAAACCAGACGAGATCATCTTGAACATTGGTTACAAGTCCGATGGAATCATTACTCGTAATGAATATACAAACGAACCAAATGTTGACTTGACCACAGTTGTATCCGTAGGTGATACTATGGAAGCTAAGGTACTGAAAGTAAACGATGGCGAAGGTCAGGTATTGTTGACATACAAGCGTCTTGCTGCAGAAAAAGGAAGCAAGAGACTGGAAGAAGCATTTAACAATCAGGAAGTGCTTACTGCAAATGTTGCACAGGTATTAGATGGAGGCTTAAGCGTAGTAATCGATGAAGCAAGAATTTTTATTCCTGCAAGCTTGGTATCTGATACATACGAAAAAGATTTGACTAAGTATAAGGATCAGGAAATTCAGTTTGTTATTACTGAATTCAATCCACGCAGAAGAAGAATCATTGGTGATAGAAAACAGTTATTGGTTGCAAAGAAAGCAGAATTACAAAAGGAATTATTTGCTAAGATTAATGTTGGAGATGTTATGGAAGGAACTGTTAAGAATGTTACAGACTTCGGTGCATTTATTGACTTAGGCGGAGCTGACGGATTGCTTCATATTTCTGAAATGTCTTGGGGCAGAGTAGAGAATCCAAAGAAAGTATTCAAAGTTGGCGATGTTGTTAAAGTATTTATCAAGGATATTAACGAAAACAAGATTGCATTAAGCATGAAGTTTGAAGATGAGAATCCATGGAAGGATGCAGCTTCTAAATATGCAGTGGGAACTGTTGTAAAAGGTGTAGTTGCAAGAATGACAGATTTTGGCGCATTTGTAGAATTAGCACCTGGTGTAGATGCATTGTTACACGTTTCACAGATTTCTAGAGAACATGTAGAGAAACCTGCTGATGTATTAAGCGTTGGACAGGAAATTGAAGCTGAAGTTGTTGATTTCAACGAAGAAGAGAAGAAAATCAGTTTAAGTGTAAAGGCACTGTTGGCTCCGGAAGAAGATGCGGAAGCAACTGATGCAGAATAAGTATAATCTGAAAACACGAAAGAGTAGGTGAATGCTATGTTTACCGGATATGAAGAGTTTAAGAAAGATATTTTTGCACTAACAAAGATTGATTTGAATGCTTATAAAGAAAAGCAGATGAAACGTAGGATTGATACCCTGATTACGAAGAATAGTGTCAATAACTACAAAGATTATGTAGCGTTGATTAAAAGTGATAAGGAAAAGTTTGAGCAGTTTGTAAATTTTCTTACAATTAATGTATCGGAATTTTACCGAAATCCAGAGCAATGGGAAATATTAGATAAAGAAGTATTTCCAACTCTAATTCAAAAGTTTGGAAAAAATCTTAAGATTTGGAGTGCTGCATGTTCTACAGGTGATGAACCATATTCTTTGGTAATGGCGCTGTCAAAGCATATACCTGTTAATCAGATTAAAATTATAGCAACTGATATTGATAAACAGGTACTGGATAAGGCAAGACTGGGTCTTTATAATGAGAAAAGTATTGCTTCTGTGCCGGCAGAGTTTAAGAAAAAGTATTTTAAGCAGATTGGAAGTTCTTACCAGATTTCTGATGAAATTAAGCGTCAGGTGGAATTTAAGGAACATAATCTGTTGAAGGATCCTTATCCTGCCGGATGTCATTTGATTGTCTGCAGAAATGTACTTATTTATTTTACAGAAGAGGCAAAAGAAGAGATTTATAAGAAGTTCAATGCTTCATTGAATAAAGAAGGAATACTTTTTATTGGAAGTACTGAGCAGATTATGAATTACAAAGAATTGAATTATTTAAGAAAACAGTCGTTTTTCTTTGAAAAAGCATAATGTAGCTTTTATTACGAAAAAAGAATTCCATTCATGGAATTCTTTTTTTGAATTG is a window from the Roseburia sp. 499 genome containing:
- the rpsA gene encoding 30S ribosomal protein S1, with the protein product MSEMSFEQMLEESFKTIRNGEVVDGTVIDVKPDEIILNIGYKSDGIITRNEYTNEPNVDLTTVVSVGDTMEAKVLKVNDGEGQVLLTYKRLAAEKGSKRLEEAFNNQEVLTANVAQVLDGGLSVVIDEARIFIPASLVSDTYEKDLTKYKDQEIQFVITEFNPRRRRIIGDRKQLLVAKKAELQKELFAKINVGDVMEGTVKNVTDFGAFIDLGGADGLLHISEMSWGRVENPKKVFKVGDVVKVFIKDINENKIALSMKFEDENPWKDAASKYAVGTVVKGVVARMTDFGAFVELAPGVDALLHVSQISREHVEKPADVLSVGQEIEAEVVDFNEEEKKISLSVKALLAPEEDAEATDAE
- a CDS encoding CheR family methyltransferase — encoded protein: MFTGYEEFKKDIFALTKIDLNAYKEKQMKRRIDTLITKNSVNNYKDYVALIKSDKEKFEQFVNFLTINVSEFYRNPEQWEILDKEVFPTLIQKFGKNLKIWSAACSTGDEPYSLVMALSKHIPVNQIKIIATDIDKQVLDKARLGLYNEKSIASVPAEFKKKYFKQIGSSYQISDEIKRQVEFKEHNLLKDPYPAGCHLIVCRNVLIYFTEEAKEEIYKKFNASLNKEGILFIGSTEQIMNYKELNYLRKQSFFFEKA